The following coding sequences lie in one Enterococcus sp. 9E7_DIV0242 genomic window:
- a CDS encoding Gfo/Idh/MocA family protein yields MKIGVIGLGNIAQKAYLPVYSELRNEGTFILATRNKQTRELLQNRYGFKDVVETVDELINEGIEACFVHVATEAHVEIVDKLLKAGIHVCVDKPLSENLAEVQQLQTYAKENQLILMIAFNRRFAPFVEELKAIENKNLIIIQKNRINSPGNTGFMIYDLFLHVIDTAVYLLDSPIQQVQTKIIEKNGELQRAFLHLETEETTAICSMDLLSGANTETYQVTSLQGTYCLENLTELTIQTAEDTKKESFGDWVTTLEKRGFDPLIRSFIAGVKAESNEQLKQEKVFLSHELCQKMLHDHQKHIL; encoded by the coding sequence ATGAAAATAGGTGTGATCGGACTTGGAAATATCGCTCAGAAAGCGTATTTGCCGGTTTATAGTGAGCTGCGGAATGAAGGAACATTTATTTTGGCAACTCGAAATAAACAAACACGTGAGCTTTTGCAAAATAGATATGGGTTCAAGGATGTTGTAGAAACGGTTGATGAGCTAATCAACGAAGGAATCGAGGCGTGCTTTGTCCATGTGGCAACCGAGGCTCATGTTGAGATCGTGGATAAGCTGTTGAAAGCTGGTATCCATGTTTGTGTGGATAAGCCGTTAAGTGAGAATCTTGCCGAGGTCCAGCAGCTTCAGACCTATGCGAAGGAAAATCAGTTGATCTTGATGATTGCTTTCAATCGTCGCTTTGCGCCTTTTGTTGAGGAATTAAAGGCAATTGAAAATAAAAACTTGATCATTATACAGAAGAACAGAATCAATTCGCCGGGAAATACTGGCTTTATGATTTATGATTTATTTCTGCATGTCATTGATACAGCCGTGTATTTATTAGATAGCCCAATTCAACAGGTTCAGACAAAAATTATAGAGAAAAATGGAGAGCTGCAACGTGCCTTTCTTCATTTGGAGACAGAAGAAACAACGGCTATCTGTTCGATGGATTTGCTTTCCGGTGCCAACACAGAAACCTATCAAGTGACGTCACTGCAAGGAACGTATTGTCTGGAGAATTTGACTGAACTAACGATTCAAACTGCAGAAGATACGAAAAAAGAAAGCTTTGGTGATTGGGTAACGACATTAGAAAAAAGAGGGTTTGATCCATTGATCAGAAGTTTTATAGCTGGTGTGAAGGCTGAAAGTAATGAGCAGTTGAAGCAGGAAAAGGTCTTTTTAAGCCATGAGCTGTGTCAGAAAATGCTGCATGATCATCAAAAGCATATTTTATAA